The Lonchura striata isolate bLonStr1 chromosome 7, bLonStr1.mat, whole genome shotgun sequence genome window below encodes:
- the PRLHR gene encoding prolactin-releasing peptide receptor: MMNSDNLTSQSFLSAIHSNTTNLFSGLQFVQSFKPLIIPCYSLVVFIGVIGNYLLIYVICKTKKMHNVTNFLVGNLAFSDMLMCATCVPLTLAYAFEPRGWVYGRFMCYFVFLMQPVTVFVSVFTLTVIAVDRYCATVYPFRRRLTIPICAYILAAIWLLSCTLAAPALVHTYHAEFPELDFSICEEFWFHMKRDRLAYAYSTLIITYVLPLAVISLSYLRISVKLKNRVVPGNVTQGQAEWDRARRRKTFRLLVLVVAAFGVCWLPLHIFNMIKDIDISLIDKQYFNFIQLLCHWFAMMSACTNAFLYAWLHDSFRGELKKMFAWRKKKIGPTTNCIMASVVL; this comes from the coding sequence ATGATGAATTCGGACAATTTAACCTCCCAAAGCTTCCTCTCTGCGATTCACAGCAACACCACCAATTTATTCTCAGGGCTCCAGTTTGTTCAGTCCTTCAAGCCACTCATCATCCCCTGCTACTCGCTGGTGGTTTTTATTGGTGTCATTGGGAATTACCTTCTCATCTATGTCATctgcaagacaaaaaaaatgcacaacGTCACCAACTTTCTGGTAGGCAATCTGGCTTTCTCGGACATGCTTATGTGTGCAACCTGCGTGCCCCTGACCCTGGCCTATGCCTTTGAGCCCCGGGGATGGGTTTATGGGCGCTTCATGTGCTACTTTGTTTTCCTGATGCAACCCGTCACGGTGTTTGTGTCTGTCTTCACCCTGACTGTCATAGCCGTGGACAGGTACTGTGCCACGGTGTACCCGTTCCGCAGGAGGCTCACCATCCCCATCTGTGCTTACATCCTGGCTGCTATTTGGCTGCTGAGCTGCACTTTGGCTGCCCCAGCCTTGGTGCACACCTACCACGCAGAGTTCCCGGAGCTGGACTTCTCCATCTGCGAGGAGTTTTGGTTCCACATGAAAAGAGATCGCTTGGCTTACGCCTACAGCACCCTCATCATCACCTATGTGTTGCCTTTGGCTGTCATCTCCCTGTCCTACCTGAGGATCTCAGTCAAGCTGAAGAACCGTGTGGTCCCAGGCAATGtcacccagggccaggctgaGTGGGACCGTGCCAGGAGGAGAAAGACTTTTCGCTTGCTGGTTTTAGTGGTGGCAGCCTTTGGAGTCTGTTGGCTGCCCCTGCACATCTTCAACATGATAAAGGACATCGACATCAGCTTGATTGACAAGCAGTACTTCAACTTCATCCAGCTGCTGTGCCACTGGTTTGCAATGATGTCTGCTTGTACCAATGCCTTCCTCTATGCCTGGCTCCATGACAGCTTCAGGGGagagctgaaaaaaatgtttgcctggaggaagaagaaaattggACCCACTACAAACTGCATTATGGCCAGTGTGGTGCTGTAA